In one Alnus glutinosa chromosome 12, dhAlnGlut1.1, whole genome shotgun sequence genomic region, the following are encoded:
- the LOC133851511 gene encoding AT-hook motif nuclear-localized protein 19-like, with the protein MANRWWAGQVSLPGLETSASSSPMKKPDLGISMNDNSGTGNSGGGNEEEDERENSDEPREGGLEVATRRPRGRPPGSKNKPKPPIFVTRDSPNALRSHVMEITNGADVADSVAQFARRRQRGVCVLSGSGTVTNVSLRQPSAPAAVMALHGRFEILSLTGSFLPGPAPPGSTGLTIYLAGGQGQVVGGSVVGPLVASGSVMVMAATFSNATYERLPLEDEEEGGGPAVQGAVAGGSSPPEIGGGGMGEASSMPVYNNLPPNLVPNGAQLNHDAYSSWSHGRPQF; encoded by the coding sequence ATGGCGAACCGGTGGTGGGCCGGGCAGGTGAGTCTACCGGGGCTGGAAACATCGGCCAGTTCATCTCCAATGAAAAAACCAGATCTGGGGATATCCATGAACGACAACAGTGGAACCGGGAACAGCGGAGGTGGaaacgaagaagaagatgaaagagAGAACAGCGACGAGCCCAGAGAAGGCGGGCTCGAAGTAGCCACGCGGCGACCCAGAGGCCGTCCACCTGGCTCCAAAAACAAGCCGAAACCGCCGATATTTGTCACCCGAGACAGCCCTAATGCGCTGCGAAGCCATGTCATGGAAATAACAAACGGCGCTGATGTGGCCGATAGCGTGGCTCAGTTCGCCAGAAGGCGCCAGAGGGGGGTCTGCGTGCTCAGCGGAAGCGGAACCGTCACCAACGTTTCGCTCCGCCAGCCTTCCGCGCCTGCCGCGGTCATGGCGCTCCACGGCCGCTTCGAGATTCTCTCACTCACGGGTTCGTTTCTGCCCGGGCCGGCACCGCCTGGGTCGACCGGACTGACCATCTATCTGGCTGGCGGACAAGGGCAGGTGGTGGGCGGCAGCGTCGTCGGTCCTCTCGTGGCGTCTGGGTCAGTCATGGTGATGGCCGCCACGTTCTCCAATGCTACGTACGAGAGGTTGCCCTTGGAGGATGAAGAGGAAGGCGGTGGCCCCGCCGTGCAGGGAGCAGTGGCGGGTGGAAGCTCGCCTCCGGAGATTGGCGGAGGTGGAATGGGTGAGGCTTCATCGATGCCTGTCTATAACAACTTGCCTCCGAATCTGGTTCCCAACGGTGCGCAGTTGAACCACGACGCTTATTCTTCTTGGTCTCATGGCCGGCCACAGTTTTAG